The DNA segment CGGAAAATTGAAGTCCCTTCAAAGAATTTACTcccatatataaaaatattccaaacaAAACGGGCATTGGAATGAGAGCCAAAAGTGGTGTAATAAGAGTGGAGAGTCCAAGGCATAAAGCAATTAAAATATGTGTCACTCTCTGTTCTCGTATTCCTAAAAACTGAGGCTTTTCCCCTGGTGCAGTGCTCTCAGATTCCTTTGTCAGAGATTGAATATGATTAATAGATAAAACCGTTGCAGCAACAAACCAAGGTAATCCAAAGACAGAACATATGATAATCGTAATAGCAAGAACCTAAAAAGAATTATGGTTAAGGACattttatgtatgaaataaaCATCTTACCAGCATATCCAAATGATAACCTCCGCCTTTGTTAagctgattttcttttttattcacaatTACAGCAGTAATTTGTTGATCcatgaatattaaaattgttgCTAATATCGCAAATACAGGTGCCAAAAATACGTCAACCCACCACGGATTTGAAAGTAAATGATCAGTAAAAATTAGAGCATGTGTAACAATCCAATCCCGCCCTTCCCATGTTGGTTTAAATGAGGATGGAACATCTAATTTTGGAGTCTTTATTCCAACCATATAGTCTAAGCCAGTCATTAATCCAATAGCTATGACTACAGCAAAGTTGGAAAGAAAGTCACGAACCCTACCAGGAAAGTAACCAGTGTTTCTTATCTGTTTAAGTgtgaaacttataaaaaatgatcccaaaaataaaagtatcgaTATCAAAAGAACTTCAGATTCCATCGCCATACATCCTACAGAATAACTTTCATCATTGagaatacatttttcttctAAGTCCGTTCTATTCAAACAAGTACACTCTGGGGGCAGTAATTCATAATCTTTGTctctaattttttctaaatttttgaatgcattgaatataaatatgaaagaaataagAGTTGCAAAAAGTTCCTCTGTAAACCTAAACAGATAAAAGACAGGTAGGTATTGATTACATATTAAACAACATTCCAAAATGAGATAAGAATGTTACATTCTTACCTTGTAATATAGCATACATATGCGCCAGCATCAATGGCAACCAAGAAAATAAGAATAGCTCCAACCCAAATACCAATCCACAGCCTGAAGGACAAATAGTCCCAATCCTGATCCTTACACAtagtatacaatattttttcaaaaacgtaCACAGGTCCTGTAGAACCCAAAAGAATAAGAGGTTGGCCAGAAAAAAGGCCAAAGAGAACACCGCAAATTAGACCTGACATAAGTGACTCGATTGTAGCAATTCGATTATCAGTTGCTTGACCCAATAAACTTCCAAATGCGACAATAGGTGTTAAACATGCAAAATATAGAAACATAAAAGATGAAATACATTGTGGATGAAATCCATCAATGAAATCTGACGCATAAAAaggtctttttctttttatgtcattaataagccctccaaaaaaatttccagATCGAACTAATCCCGATTTTTCACGCATTCtaataaagaacaaattattttatttatattcaactgaAAAAATGTATGATAATTAATTCACAGAACCTTCTATCTTCATCAATTTCCTCAATTTCATCCAATTCTTTTCCAGTTTTAGTCTTTGGAGGAGGATCTATTCGAAATGTCGAATCCCATTCTCTTGGCAATGTTTTTAGATCATTAGTATACCCATCAAATATATTAAGCAAGTCATTGACGGTTTCACATTCatataccttaaaaaattaattattccgtAAGTAAATATGAGGTTTTCGCTATTATTTAGAGTCTATACAAACCTCTTTAGCAAATGATTTGTCTGAAAGGGCAGTAGCTAATGACACCCCCATATCATTAAGAATTATTGACGTatctattccatttttttcaatttgttgtgGTCCAacacatatataaatgaatcGGGTCGTGATATCAACTTCGGGTAAGTCGCCCAATATAACAGCATTTTCAAGCCGTATAAAGACACTGACAGGTTTTTTGAGGAATGAGACAACTCCTACTAATATTATGCATGCCTCAGTATTGgatgaaattttcttttgtaaggagtaattaatttttccttcaGCGACAGACGgcttcgaaaaataattttcatccATCACTGGATCATCTGGAAAAGTAATAGAGCATCTCCTACTACCAGAGCGACTACTCATACGACTTGGAATTCTCAAGCCAGAAATATTACTCTATATAACCAATgataagaaaaatgataataaaattttaaagcttCACATACTTTGTTTTCTAATCTTTGAACCAAAAGCTCCTTCAAAACTGCAGTTAATTTTCCATCAGGCTTTCTTGCTCCTTCAAATTGATGCCGATGTTTCTTCATCCATAATTCTTGTAATCTAGAAGCCTCTTCTCTATTTACATCCTCACGAGATACAATGTGATCCCCAACAATTTCACAAATTTCTCTTAAACTATGAGCTCTTAAATCAATCAACGTTAGACCGGATCGAAGGGATTGTCGTAATCTTAACCATCCTTGTAGTGATGGAGTAGATATATGAGGTTTGCTCCATCTGTTTCCCTCAACTTCAACATTCTCTTTATATTTAATCCATCTGGCAGTTTCTTTCCATTCCTATTTGcattt comes from the Lepeophtheirus salmonis chromosome 4, UVic_Lsal_1.4, whole genome shotgun sequence genome and includes:
- the LOC121116712 gene encoding electrogenic sodium bicarbonate cotransporter 1, which produces MSESPSPAPSDNHYYSSEHISINDIPSIFSELLELVKYEDGYQEWKETARWIKYKENVEVEGNRWSKPHISTPSLQGWLRLRQSLRSGLTLIDLRAHSLREICEIVGDHIVSREDVNREEASRLQELWMKKHRHQFEGARKPDGKLTAVLKELLVQRLENKSNISGLRIPSRMSSRSGSRRCSITFPDDPVMDENYFSKPSVAEGKINYSLQKKISSNTEACIILVGVVSFLKKPVSVFIRLENAVILGDLPEVDITTRFIYICVGPQQIEKNGIDTSIILNDMGVSLATALSDKSFAKEVYECETVNDLLNIFDGYTNDLKTLPREWDSTFRIDPPPKTKTGKELDEIEEIDEDRRMREKSGLVRSGNFFGGLINDIKRKRPFYASDFIDGFHPQCISSFMFLYFACLTPIVAFGSLLGQATDNRIATIESLMSGLICGVLFGLFSGQPLILLGSTGPVYVFEKILYTMCKDQDWDYLSFRLWIGIWVGAILIFLVAIDAGAYVCYITRFTEELFATLISFIFIFNAFKNLEKIRDKDYELLPPECTCLNRTDLEEKCILNDESYSVGCMAMESEVLLISILLFLGSFFISFTLKQIRNTGYFPGRVRDFLSNFAVVIAIGLMTGLDYMVGIKTPKLDVPSSFKPTWEGRDWIVTHALIFTDHLLSNPWWVDVFLAPVFAILATILIFMDQQITAVIVNKKENQLNKGGGYHLDMLVLAITIIICSVFGLPWFVAATVLSINHIQSLTKESESTAPGEKPQFLGIREQRVTHILIALCLGLSTLITPLLALIPMPVLFGIFLYMGVNSLKGLQFSDRLLLLFIPKKYQPDYIYLKYVPLGRVHAFTIVQLTALIGLWIIKNEPSTSISFPIMLVVICGIRKVLECFFTRRELMALDDLLPEGKQKRRHGGKESNQRNVWDDEYSSKSPKIRKKTRVSIELNDIVCKHPSGSSTVKKMKKMITHEKSHKVTPSNNIDSPSPSTSTTYPIVPFSPVVSKMYPDFKRTLIFVKLPEDKVHVPLHIQTPKVDDLIRNLHDLYPNTVPIVVSQRYKQNTKGIVFKLNDDLLEYISPNEVFEILIQHVDEDEEKELTLTLVEKDI